TCAGATATTGAAGCATTAAAAACTTCACAAAAGACAGTTGGTGCGCGCCAGACTGCCCAAGCTATCCAGAAAGGCAAGGCAAAGGTTGTTTTTGTTGCAAAAGACAGCGATGAGTGGGTAGTGAGGGATATAATAGATATGTGCAAGCAAAAAGGGATAAAACTTGTGTTTGTGGATTCCAAAAAAGAACTTGGCAAGATTTGTGGTATAAGTGTGGCAGCTTCGTCTGCCGCAATAATTGAATAAGATTTTTTCAAGGAGGTGCAAGAATGCCAACAATAAACCAGCTTGTTAGGTACGGCAGAGAGAAAAAGGTTGAAAAGTCAAAAGCACCAGCACTTCAAAAGGGTTTTAACTCTTTGAAGAAAAAGTATTATGATATCAGCTGTCCTCAAAGAAGAGGGGTTTGTACAGTTGTCAAAACTGTTACTCCCAAAAAGCCAAACTCAGCTTTAAGAAAAGTTGCAAGGGTAAGACTTACAAATGGTATTGAAGTGACAGCATACATTCCTGGTATTGGTCACAACTTACAGGAACACTCAGTTGTCCTTGTAAGAGGCGGAAGAGTCAAGGACCTGCCAGGTGTTAGATACCATATTGTAAGAGGTACTTTGGACTGTGCTGGTGTTGCTAACAGAAGACAGGGCCGTTCCAAATACGGTGCAAAAAGGCCAAAACAACAAGCAGCAGGCGCTGCAAAGAAATAAAATTTGCAAAAAGTGTATGGGAAAGAACGGCATGAATATTTACAGTTTTGTAGAAGGAGGGAAATGGTTTGCCGAGAAAAGGGCCTGTTAAAAAAAGAGATATATTGCCAGATCCGGTGTATAATGATAAAGTCGTTGCAAAGCTTATTAATAAAGTTATGTATGATGGTAAAAAATCAATTGCACAGAAGATTGTATATGGTGCATTTGACATTATAAGAGAAAAAACAGGCAAGGATCCACTTGAGGTGTTGGAAGCAGCACTCAACAATGTTATGCCTGTGTTAGAGGTTCGTCCAAGAAGAGTTGGTGGTGCAACGTACCAGGTACCTATTGAGGTTGCCCCAGACAGAAAGCTTTCTCTTGGAATTAGATGGCTTGTTGAATATGCAAGAGAGAGAAAAGATAAAAGGACAATGAAAGAGAAACTTGCAGCAGAGATTATGGATGCAGCTAACAATACAGGTGGAGCAGTCAAGAAGAAAGAAGATACTCATAGAATGGCAGAAGCAAATAGAGCATTTGCACATTACAGATGGTAATACTATTTTGACAAGGAGGACAGAAGAAATTGCCCAGGCAGTTTCCACTTGAAAAAACAAGAAATATAGGAATTATGGCCCATATAGATGCAGGTAAGACAACAACGACAGAAAGAATACTCTTTTACACAGGTAAGGTTCACAAGATGGGTGAAGTCCACGAAGGAACTGCTACAATGGACTGGATGGAGCAGGAACAGGAAAGAGGTATTACTATTACCTCTGCTGCTACAACATGTGAGTGGAAAGGTCACAGGATAAACATCATTGACACACCAGGACATGTGGACTTCACAGTTGAGGTAGAAAGGTCTCTGCGCGTGCTTGATGGTGCGATTGCTGTATTTTGTGCAAAAGGTGGCGTCGAACCCCAGTCAGAGACTGTTTGGAGACAGGCAGATAAATACCGTGTTCCAAGGATAGCTTATGTCAACAAGATGGACATAATGGGTGCGAACTTTTTCAACGTTATTGAGATGATGAAAGAGAGACTGGGTGCAAACCCGGTTGCAATCCAAATTCCAATTGGCAAAGAAGATACCTTCAGAGGTATTGTTGATCTTCTTACAATGAAGGCTATAATCTATGTTGATGACCTTGGAAAAGTTTCGCAAGAGACAGAAATTCCAGACGATACAAAAGACATTGCTGAAGAGTATAGAATTAAGCTTTTAGAAGCTGTTGCAGAAACTGATGAAGATATTATGATGAAATATTTAGAGGGCGAAGAAATTACAGTTGAAGAGCTAAAGAAAGCAATAAGAAAAGCTACAATCAACATGCAGATGACACCTGTGCTTTGCGGTTCATCTTATAGAAACAAAGGTGTTCAGCCGCTTTTGGATGCTGTTGTTGATTATCTGCCATCACCAGTTGACATTGCAGCGGTAAAAGGATTTTCACCTGATACTGGCGAAGAAATTGAAAGAAAAACAAGCGAAGATGAGCCGTTTTGTGCATTGGCATTTAAGATTATGTCTGACCCTTATGTTGGTAAACTGACATTCTTGAGGGTCTATTCAGGTGTTCTTCATGCAGGGTCGTATGTTTATAACTCTACAAAGAACAAGAAAGAAAGAGTAGGAAGACTTTTGCACATGCATGCAAACCACAGGGAAGACGTTGATGCAGTGTATGCAGGTGATATCTGTGCAGCAATAGGTCTTTCTAATACTACAACAGGTGATACCCTCTGTGATGAAAATCATCCAATTGTCTTAGAATCTATGGAGTTCCCAGAACCTGTTATACAGGTTGCTATTGAACCAAAGACCAAAGCTGATCAGGAGAAGATGGGTATTGCACTGCAAAGACTTTCCGAAGAAGACCCGACATTCAAAGTATCAACAAACCACGAGACAGGGCAAACTCTCATTGCAGGTATGGGAGAGCTTCACCTTGAGATTATTGTTGACAGAATGAAAAGAGAGTTCAAGGTAGAGGTCAATGTAGGTAAACCTCAGGTTGCTTACAAAGAGACAATTAAGAAATCTGTCAAAGTTGAAGGAAAGTATATCAGACAGTCTGGTGGTAGAGGTCAGTACGGTCATGTTTGGCTTGAGCTTGAACCGCTGGAGAGAGGCGCAGGGTATGAGTTTGTGAACAAGATAGTCGGTGGTGTGATTCCAAAAGAGTTCATACCGTCTGTCGATGCAGGTGTCCAGGAAGCAATGCAGTCAGGTGTTTTGGCAGGATATCCTGTAGTTGACGTAAGAGTTACACTCTTTGACGGTTCATACCACGAGGTTGACTCAAGCGACATGGCATTCAGAATTGCAGCAGCTCAAGCGTTCAGAGAAGGTATGAAAAAAGCAGACCCGGTACTCTTAGAGCCTATTATGAAGGTTGAGGTTGTTGTTCCTGAAGAGTACATGGGGGATGTCATGGGTGATATCAACTCCAGACGAGGAAGAATTGAGGGTATGGAACTGAGAGGAAATGCCCAGGTCATTCGTGCATATGTTCCGCTTGCTGAGATGTTTGGTTATGCAACAGACTTGAGGTCAAAAACACAGGGTCGAGGAACATACACCATGCAGTTTGACCACTATGAAGAGGTTCCAAAGAATATTGCTGACAAGATTCTTGAAATGAAGAATAAATAAGTGTTAAAATAATCTTAAACTGCGGTTGCAATTTTAAAAATTCACATAAATAAAATATTATTGTGAAGGAGGATAAAATAAGGATGGCAAAGGCTAAATTTGAAAGAACAAAACCACACGTAAACATAGGTACAATTGGACACGTTGACCATGGAAAAACAACATTGACAGCTGCAATCACAAAGGTTTTGGCTCTCAAAGGTAAAGCACAGTTTATGGCTTATGACCAGATTGACAAGGCTCCAGAGGAAAGAGAAAGAGGTATTACAATTAACACAGCACACGTTGAGTATGAGACAGACGCAAGACACTATGCACACGTTGACTGTCCAGGTCACGCTGACTACGTCAAGAACATGATAACAGGTGCTGCTCAGATGGACGGTGCAATCTTGGTTGTATCTGCAGCAGACGGTCCAATGCCACAGACAAGAGAGCACATTTTGCTTGCACGACAGGTTAACGTTCCATATATCGTGGTATTCCTCAACAAGGTTGACATGGTAGACGATCCGGAATTGATTGAGCTGGTTGAAATGGAAGTAAGAGAGCTTCTTTCCAAGTATGGTTACCCAGGCGATGAAGTGCCAATCATAAAAGGTTCAGCTTTAAAGGCTTTAGAGTCAACATCACAAGATCCAAATGCTCCAGAGTATCAGTGCATTTTAGAGCTTATGGATGCTGTTGATAAATACATTCCAACACCACAGAGAGACATTGACAAACCATTCTTGATGCCAATTGAAGACGTGTTCTCAATCACAGGTAGAGGTACTGTTGTAACAGGTAGAGTTGAAAGAGGAATACTCAAGACAGGTGAAGAGGTTGAAATAGTTGGTTTTGCTCCAGAGCCAAGAAAGACAGTTGTAACAGGTATTGAGATGTTCAGAAAGGTATTGGATGAGGCTGTTGCTGGTGACAATGTAGGGTGTCTTCTCAGAGGTATTCAGAAGAATGAGGTTGAAAGAGGTCAGGTTCTTGCAAAGCCAGGTACAATTAAGCCTCATACAAAATTCAAAGCACAGGTTTACGTCTTGACAAAAGAAGAAGGTGGAAGACATACTCCATTCTTCAATGGTTACAGACCACAGTTCTATTTCAGAACAACAGACGTTACAGGAACAATTACACTGCCAGAGGGTGTAGAGATGTGCATGCCTGGTGACAACGTTGAGATGACAGTTGAACTTATCTCTCCAATTGCTATTGAGTCAGGACTTAGATTTGCTATCCGCGAAGGCGGAAGAACAGTTGGTGCAGGTTCTGTTACAACAATAATTGAATAATTAAAAAAGCCCAAGCCTAAGAAAGAAAAGCTTTAAAGCTTTCTAAACTTAGGTTTGGGCTTTTTTTGGCTCAAAAGATTTTGTTACAAGATAAGTTGTTTAAAGGAGGTGTTTTTAAAAAAAACATATGGCACGAATAAGAGAGTATTATCACAATATGATTCAAAAACTTAAATTCCATCAGACAGAAGAGTATATGATTGATGAGTTTGTCTACAACACACTTAAAGAATTCTCGGTAA
The DNA window shown above is from Caldicellulosiruptor owensensis OL and carries:
- a CDS encoding L7Ae/L30e/S12e/Gadd45 family ribosomal protein translates to MSSSDIEALKTSQKTVGARQTAQAIQKGKAKVVFVAKDSDEWVVRDIIDMCKQKGIKLVFVDSKKELGKICGISVAASSAAIIE
- the rpsL gene encoding 30S ribosomal protein S12; translation: MPTINQLVRYGREKKVEKSKAPALQKGFNSLKKKYYDISCPQRRGVCTVVKTVTPKKPNSALRKVARVRLTNGIEVTAYIPGIGHNLQEHSVVLVRGGRVKDLPGVRYHIVRGTLDCAGVANRRQGRSKYGAKRPKQQAAGAAKK
- the rpsG gene encoding 30S ribosomal protein S7, with product MPRKGPVKKRDILPDPVYNDKVVAKLINKVMYDGKKSIAQKIVYGAFDIIREKTGKDPLEVLEAALNNVMPVLEVRPRRVGGATYQVPIEVAPDRKLSLGIRWLVEYARERKDKRTMKEKLAAEIMDAANNTGGAVKKKEDTHRMAEANRAFAHYRW
- the fusA gene encoding elongation factor G, with translation MPRQFPLEKTRNIGIMAHIDAGKTTTTERILFYTGKVHKMGEVHEGTATMDWMEQEQERGITITSAATTCEWKGHRINIIDTPGHVDFTVEVERSLRVLDGAIAVFCAKGGVEPQSETVWRQADKYRVPRIAYVNKMDIMGANFFNVIEMMKERLGANPVAIQIPIGKEDTFRGIVDLLTMKAIIYVDDLGKVSQETEIPDDTKDIAEEYRIKLLEAVAETDEDIMMKYLEGEEITVEELKKAIRKATINMQMTPVLCGSSYRNKGVQPLLDAVVDYLPSPVDIAAVKGFSPDTGEEIERKTSEDEPFCALAFKIMSDPYVGKLTFLRVYSGVLHAGSYVYNSTKNKKERVGRLLHMHANHREDVDAVYAGDICAAIGLSNTTTGDTLCDENHPIVLESMEFPEPVIQVAIEPKTKADQEKMGIALQRLSEEDPTFKVSTNHETGQTLIAGMGELHLEIIVDRMKREFKVEVNVGKPQVAYKETIKKSVKVEGKYIRQSGGRGQYGHVWLELEPLERGAGYEFVNKIVGGVIPKEFIPSVDAGVQEAMQSGVLAGYPVVDVRVTLFDGSYHEVDSSDMAFRIAAAQAFREGMKKADPVLLEPIMKVEVVVPEEYMGDVMGDINSRRGRIEGMELRGNAQVIRAYVPLAEMFGYATDLRSKTQGRGTYTMQFDHYEEVPKNIADKILEMKNK
- the tuf gene encoding elongation factor Tu, whose protein sequence is MAKAKFERTKPHVNIGTIGHVDHGKTTLTAAITKVLALKGKAQFMAYDQIDKAPEERERGITINTAHVEYETDARHYAHVDCPGHADYVKNMITGAAQMDGAILVVSAADGPMPQTREHILLARQVNVPYIVVFLNKVDMVDDPELIELVEMEVRELLSKYGYPGDEVPIIKGSALKALESTSQDPNAPEYQCILELMDAVDKYIPTPQRDIDKPFLMPIEDVFSITGRGTVVTGRVERGILKTGEEVEIVGFAPEPRKTVVTGIEMFRKVLDEAVAGDNVGCLLRGIQKNEVERGQVLAKPGTIKPHTKFKAQVYVLTKEEGGRHTPFFNGYRPQFYFRTTDVTGTITLPEGVEMCMPGDNVEMTVELISPIAIESGLRFAIREGGRTVGAGSVTTIIE